The Brachyspira hyodysenteriae ATCC 27164 genome includes a window with the following:
- a CDS encoding terminase large subunit, with amino-acid sequence MYTYKEYINKVINKELPVCQAAFLSVKRHLDDIEKSKNNDYPFYFDDNEAKRPIMFIQSLVHTKGEWANHNIILESWEQFIIASIFGWRRKENNLRRFKKAYVQVSRKNGKTTFASGIGNYCFFCDSPAEAGVEIYYIATKKDQAKIAWSESERQIRKAKALNKEAITYKQTSTITKKKDTASKSKPLGQDSNTEDGLNPHLVIVDEYHAHPDNELLNVLESGMGARRQPLIFIITTAGFDKSSVCFSEYEYAKKILDGSNTNEEYFTIIYEPDDINDIWVFMSEYKEKLNKNEDISKQEKLINKIIFQANPNINVSVKDSYLKSRLLEGLDKPIQRTDILTKNLNVWTQASEVWISSDRWLKSYLHQNININELKGRKACIGLDLATTRDIAAYVLCFDSIDNGPYILLPRFFMPKENIRQRSKEDRVPYELWASQGLITLTNGDIIDFDVIESSILNDARNFEIIEIAYDPWKAIEVVTHLKKEGFKMTEIRQSFAVGGLSEGTSLFEKTIDERKLLHGDNAVLNWMISCCEARTDGRDNYLPTKPDRRRSYKRIDGVVASIMALHRVIKNHFEDTKSIYESEGVFTL; translated from the coding sequence ATGTATACTTATAAAGAATATATCAATAAAGTTATAAATAAAGAATTACCAGTCTGTCAAGCTGCTTTTTTATCTGTGAAAAGGCATTTGGACGATATAGAAAAATCAAAAAATAATGATTATCCTTTTTATTTTGATGATAACGAAGCTAAACGTCCTATTATGTTTATACAATCTTTAGTACATACAAAAGGAGAATGGGCAAATCATAATATTATATTAGAATCTTGGGAACAATTTATAATAGCAAGCATATTCGGATGGAGGAGAAAGGAAAATAATTTAAGAAGATTTAAAAAGGCTTATGTTCAGGTAAGTAGGAAAAATGGAAAAACAACTTTTGCATCTGGCATTGGTAATTATTGTTTTTTCTGCGACAGTCCTGCAGAGGCTGGAGTTGAAATATACTATATAGCTACTAAAAAAGATCAAGCGAAAATTGCTTGGAGTGAAAGCGAAAGGCAAATAAGAAAAGCAAAAGCTCTTAATAAAGAAGCGATTACATATAAACAAACTTCTACAATTACAAAGAAAAAAGATACTGCCTCAAAATCAAAACCATTAGGACAGGATAGCAATACTGAAGACGGATTAAATCCGCATTTAGTTATAGTAGATGAATACCATGCACATCCTGATAATGAATTATTAAATGTTCTTGAATCTGGAATGGGAGCTAGAAGGCAGCCTCTTATATTTATAATTACTACTGCTGGATTTGATAAATCTTCAGTATGTTTCTCTGAATATGAATATGCAAAAAAAATATTAGATGGTTCAAATACTAATGAAGAATATTTTACAATAATATATGAACCTGATGACATCAATGATATTTGGGTATTTATGTCTGAATATAAAGAAAAATTAAATAAAAATGAAGATATTTCAAAGCAGGAAAAATTAATAAATAAAATTATTTTTCAAGCTAATCCTAATATAAATGTTTCTGTAAAAGACAGTTACCTAAAATCTAGGCTTTTAGAAGGACTAGATAAACCTATTCAGAGAACTGATATACTTACAAAGAACTTGAATGTTTGGACACAGGCGAGTGAAGTTTGGATTTCTTCTGACAGGTGGCTTAAATCTTATTTACATCAAAATATAAATATAAATGAATTAAAAGGCAGAAAAGCCTGCATAGGTTTGGATTTAGCAACAACAAGAGATATAGCGGCCTATGTTTTATGTTTTGATTCTATTGATAATGGTCCATATATACTTCTGCCTCGCTTCTTTATGCCTAAAGAAAATATAAGGCAGCGTTCTAAAGAGGACAGAGTACCTTATGAATTATGGGCTTCTCAAGGTTTAATTACTTTAACAAATGGTGATATAATAGATTTTGATGTTATAGAATCTTCAATCTTAAATGATGCCAGAAATTTTGAAATTATAGAAATAGCTTATGACCCTTGGAAAGCTATTGAAGTAGTTACTCATCTAAAAAAAGAAGGTTTTAAGATGACTGAGATAAGACAATCTTTTGCAGTTGGTGGTTTATCTGAAGGAACTTCTTTATTTGAAAAAACTATAGATGAACGCAAACTTCTACATGGCGATAATGCGGTTCTTAATTGGATGATAAGCTGCTGTGAAGCTAGAACGGATGGAAGAGATAATTATCTGCCTACTAAGCCTGATAGAAGAAGATCATATAAAAGAATAGATGGTGTTGTAGCCTCTATTATGGCTCTTCATAGAGTGATTAAAAATCATTTTGAAGATACGAAAAGTATTTATGAAAGTGAAGGTGTATTTACCTTATAA